One window of Sulfurospirillum sp. 1612 genomic DNA carries:
- a CDS encoding branched-chain amino acid ABC transporter permease has product MMKSINKTNLIALGFLIVMGILPLVADSAWLAIGTTFLVYAVVAFSQDIILGRAGAFHMGHALFFGLGAYSTAILNVHFGWPILATWIPAVIVPVIIAILLAGPIIHLRGDYLLVATIGFNIIFIQILQNDVFGLTGGPNGIFGIDVVRVFGIEFMSQTAMYYMAFILLGITLFIMKNLDTSKFGRAMFYINKDDIAAQSMGINVRYYKLYAFALGAGIAGAAGSMFAVQYSAVSPEAFNVIQSIMFFTIVLVGGSASLPGVLIGTFVMFVLPEIFREFQTARYLVFGIAMILTMILRPRGIWPVRFGNIPNFLKKDVK; this is encoded by the coding sequence ATGATGAAATCAATCAATAAAACAAATCTAATAGCATTAGGTTTTCTAATCGTTATGGGAATTCTTCCACTTGTTGCCGATTCTGCTTGGCTTGCCATTGGTACCACCTTTTTGGTCTATGCTGTTGTAGCATTTTCTCAAGATATTATCCTAGGACGTGCGGGTGCTTTTCATATGGGTCATGCCCTCTTTTTTGGTCTGGGTGCGTATTCTACTGCGATTTTAAATGTCCATTTTGGGTGGCCTATCTTAGCCACGTGGATTCCCGCAGTCATCGTTCCGGTCATCATCGCGATTTTACTCGCTGGTCCGATTATTCACCTCAGGGGTGATTATCTTCTCGTGGCTACAATTGGATTCAATATCATCTTTATACAAATTTTACAAAATGATGTTTTTGGTCTCACAGGAGGTCCAAATGGGATTTTTGGTATTGATGTGGTGCGAGTTTTTGGTATTGAATTTATGAGCCAAACCGCCATGTATTATATGGCTTTTATCTTACTGGGTATCACACTTTTTATCATGAAAAACCTCGATACAAGCAAATTCGGTCGCGCGATGTTTTATATCAATAAAGATGACATTGCCGCACAAAGTATGGGTATCAATGTACGATACTATAAATTGTATGCTTTTGCTCTTGGAGCGGGGATTGCCGGAGCTGCTGGGAGCATGTTTGCGGTGCAATACTCTGCGGTTTCACCTGAAGCCTTTAATGTTATCCAATCAATTATGTTCTTTACGATTGTCTTAGTGGGAGGATCTGCATCACTTCCGGGAGTCTTAATCGGAACCTTTGTGATGTTTGTCTTGCCTGAGATTTTTAGAGAATTTCAAACCGCACGATACCTTGTTTTTGGTATTGCGATGATTTTGACCATGATTTTGAGACCTCGTGGCATCTGGCCGGTTCGCTTTGGGAATATTCCAAACTTCCTTAAAAAGGATGTCAAATGA
- a CDS encoding branched-chain amino acid ABC transporter permease, giving the protein MDIFLQQLINGLTVGSLYALVALGYTMVYGVMKLINFAHGDLVALSAFAGLTIYTQIFGEGKTSILLVLSVFVITALLIAVVGVLLERLAYRPLRTAPRLSAVVSALGAGLVIQNSIMLIWGPNMKIFPSDLFPSTIWQIQGVVFTFTQAMILGVSAVLMLGLYFFINKTKIGTAIRATAIDQDAAKLMGINVNRVIMTIFIIGSALGAVAGLFIGINYRGITFDMGWMYGLNAFIAAIIGGIGNIPGAMLGGLLLGLFNAMISGYISSAWAETFTFVLLVIILIFRPTGILGEVVAEKV; this is encoded by the coding sequence ATGGATATATTTCTACAGCAACTTATCAACGGTTTGACAGTAGGAAGTTTATATGCATTGGTTGCATTGGGTTACACGATGGTTTACGGAGTTATGAAGCTTATCAACTTCGCTCACGGGGACCTCGTGGCCCTCTCTGCTTTTGCTGGACTTACTATCTACACGCAAATCTTTGGTGAAGGAAAAACATCAATCCTCTTGGTATTGAGCGTTTTTGTCATCACTGCATTACTAATTGCAGTAGTCGGTGTTCTTCTTGAACGCCTCGCATATAGGCCTTTAAGAACGGCACCTAGATTGAGTGCAGTTGTCTCTGCATTGGGCGCAGGATTGGTGATACAAAACTCCATCATGCTAATTTGGGGACCAAATATGAAGATTTTCCCTTCAGATTTATTTCCTTCAACCATTTGGCAAATTCAAGGTGTGGTTTTTACCTTTACGCAAGCCATGATTCTTGGAGTCTCTGCTGTTTTAATGCTGGGTTTATATTTCTTTATCAACAAAACCAAAATCGGCACCGCAATCCGTGCCACAGCGATTGATCAAGATGCCGCAAAATTGATGGGTATCAATGTCAATAGAGTTATCATGACCATCTTTATCATTGGCTCTGCTCTTGGTGCGGTTGCAGGATTGTTCATCGGTATCAATTATCGTGGTATTACCTTTGATATGGGTTGGATGTATGGGCTCAATGCCTTCATCGCCGCTATTATTGGTGGTATCGGAAATATTCCCGGCGCAATGCTAGGCGGTTTGTTACTCGGATTGTTTAATGCTATGATTAGCGGCTATATCTCGAGTGCATGGGCTGAAACCTTTACTTTTGTTTTATTGGTCATTATTTTGATCTTTAGACCAACAGGAATTTTAGGTGAAGTAGTGGCGGAGAAAGTATGA
- a CDS encoding branched-chain amino acid ABC transporter substrate-binding protein, translating into MKRAWIKLAASVVACTALVASANAADVIKIGVQAPITGKYANEGQSIDNGVKLIVDQYNAKGGILGKKIEVISCDDEGTAQKAAICARKLVNAGVMAVIGSYTSGATEAAQTTYYRNKVLQTSDGTSDSLTKHKYWTFFRNSFPNSAEADFTAKYMVQHKGYKKIVVLSDYSSYATGLADATAKAIKALNGNIVYRGKIKSGTQNFTAVLTKIKSMNPDVIYYSGYYNDGGLLRAQELQLGIKADFVGGDSNDNPDFLKLAGSSAKGAFLINVPTPDILPYDIAKKFLSDYKAKYGMAPASIWTLLNIDGLRAILHAATETKSTDTKTISNYLHKLKDFPGITGPVTFRDDGERIGGGYMAYEIQGDNSYKIVYK; encoded by the coding sequence ATGAAACGAGCATGGATAAAATTGGCTGCTTCAGTAGTAGCTTGTACCGCATTAGTTGCATCGGCAAATGCTGCTGATGTTATAAAGATAGGTGTTCAAGCGCCAATTACCGGGAAATATGCCAATGAAGGACAGAGTATTGACAATGGTGTGAAACTCATCGTTGATCAGTATAATGCCAAAGGCGGCATTCTTGGTAAAAAGATTGAAGTCATCAGCTGTGATGATGAAGGAACAGCTCAAAAAGCTGCGATTTGTGCGAGAAAACTAGTCAATGCAGGCGTCATGGCTGTCATCGGCTCTTATACTTCAGGAGCAACAGAAGCCGCACAAACTACGTATTACAGAAACAAAGTACTTCAAACAAGTGACGGTACTAGCGACTCATTAACCAAACACAAATATTGGACCTTTTTTAGAAATTCATTTCCAAACAGTGCCGAAGCAGATTTTACTGCCAAATACATGGTACAACACAAAGGTTACAAAAAAATCGTCGTACTCTCAGATTACTCAAGCTATGCCACAGGGTTAGCAGATGCTACTGCAAAAGCGATTAAAGCGCTTAATGGCAACATCGTCTATCGTGGCAAAATCAAATCAGGAACACAAAATTTTACAGCTGTACTGACAAAAATCAAATCAATGAACCCCGATGTCATCTATTATAGTGGATACTACAATGATGGTGGACTCTTAAGAGCACAAGAACTTCAACTGGGTATCAAAGCTGATTTCGTAGGTGGAGATTCTAATGATAATCCAGATTTCCTCAAACTAGCAGGAAGCAGTGCTAAGGGTGCATTTTTAATCAATGTTCCAACCCCAGATATTCTCCCGTATGATATTGCGAAAAAATTCTTGAGTGATTATAAAGCAAAATACGGAATGGCTCCAGCTTCTATTTGGACACTGTTAAACATCGATGGTTTAAGAGCAATCTTGCATGCAGCAACAGAGACAAAAAGTACCGATACCAAAACAATCTCTAATTATCTACACAAACTAAAAGATTTCCCAGGAATCACAGGACCGGTAACCTTTAGAGATGATGGTGAACGAATCGGCGGCGGATATATGGCTTATGAAATTCAAGGCGATAATAGCTATAAAATAGTATATAAATAG
- a CDS encoding ribbon-helix-helix protein, CopG family has product MAKQKFGKDIIKTVITKNQTKKREISQLSIKIDSKLDDALHTLSRALKISKNKLIEDILYESGIIEEVEENYYE; this is encoded by the coding sequence TTGGCAAAACAAAAATTTGGAAAAGACATTATCAAAACCGTGATAACAAAAAACCAAACAAAAAAAAGGGAGATATCCCAACTCAGTATCAAAATAGATTCTAAACTCGATGATGCCTTGCATACATTGTCACGCGCACTCAAAATATCAAAAAACAAATTGATCGAAGATATCTTATATGAAAGTGGTATCATAGAAGAAGTCGAGGAGAATTATTATGAGTAA
- a CDS encoding ATP-binding protein encodes MGVLKKVNYFRRFTTLFILVSFSLSLMSLTILYFEQSRLQKSLDQKEAISELALKLETSHDLSLQFKNLLTATIENRFFQEYLLHPSATNYHDAIESFRTITWSNPHIMQLRYIDENGNEKIRFDRSHINAKPKEIAKNKLQNKASRNYFKAAMQRKESQLYISKLDLNVEHNKIEIPYKPVIRFAMPLFSKGKAKGIVIVNIFMQEYLTMLIRSDMFYFYIYDKKQCLLVSNNPKIPSWSQYLGAPCHFDVHALIDSDVIFPKLKNEPIYLGVGLMNSNPFKIHDFKDAIIILSLILIPLSFILAYFLSRIPKRLFDAIEEQQKMLIQQSKLAAMGEMLASIAHQWRQPLNAVGVLTQEVQFKLKRGLLKESEIDPLTEQIQTHLDYMSNTINDFRDFFKPSKSKEKFDIRDTIHQSLAIVKTKLKKQNIQTIITDQHHHQDQAYQTCGYENELRQVIINILTNACDAIVKRVQTKSDIKGIIEIEMSRTKDNITLQISDNGGGIDAMVIQKIFEPYISTKEEQQGTGLGLYMSKLIIEKNMQGTLDAKNIETGARFTIVLPVCEN; translated from the coding sequence ATGGGAGTCTTAAAAAAGGTTAACTATTTTAGACGCTTTACGACACTGTTTATTTTGGTAAGCTTTTCACTCTCTCTTATGAGTCTTACCATCCTTTATTTTGAACAATCCCGATTACAAAAATCTCTAGATCAAAAAGAAGCCATTAGTGAATTAGCCCTGAAATTAGAGACGAGTCATGATCTCTCTTTACAATTTAAGAACTTACTCACCGCCACAATTGAAAACCGATTTTTCCAAGAGTATCTTCTCCATCCATCAGCTACAAATTATCATGATGCGATTGAGTCTTTTCGTACTATCACATGGAGCAATCCTCACATCATGCAATTGCGTTATATTGATGAAAATGGTAACGAGAAAATACGATTTGATCGCTCACATATCAATGCAAAACCAAAAGAGATAGCAAAAAACAAACTCCAAAACAAAGCATCACGCAACTATTTTAAAGCAGCGATGCAACGAAAAGAATCTCAACTATATATATCCAAACTGGATTTAAATGTAGAACACAACAAGATTGAGATTCCCTACAAACCCGTTATTCGCTTTGCTATGCCTCTCTTTTCAAAAGGCAAAGCAAAAGGAATCGTGATTGTCAATATCTTTATGCAAGAATATCTTACGATGTTAATACGCTCAGATATGTTTTATTTTTATATTTATGACAAAAAACAATGCCTGCTTGTCTCTAATAACCCCAAGATTCCTTCATGGTCTCAGTACTTAGGCGCCCCCTGTCATTTTGATGTCCATGCGCTTATTGACAGTGATGTGATATTTCCAAAACTGAAAAATGAACCCATCTATCTTGGGGTCGGACTTATGAATAGTAATCCTTTTAAGATTCATGACTTTAAAGATGCCATCATCATCTTAAGTCTTATTCTCATCCCGCTCTCTTTTATATTGGCTTATTTTTTATCTCGAATCCCAAAAAGACTTTTTGATGCTATTGAAGAGCAGCAAAAAATGTTGATACAACAATCCAAACTCGCCGCCATGGGAGAGATGCTCGCATCCATCGCCCACCAATGGAGACAGCCGCTCAATGCCGTTGGTGTCCTGACTCAAGAGGTACAATTTAAACTCAAAAGGGGACTCTTAAAAGAGAGTGAAATTGACCCATTGACAGAGCAAATCCAAACACACTTGGATTATATGTCTAACACCATCAATGATTTTAGAGACTTTTTTAAACCCTCAAAAAGCAAAGAAAAGTTTGATATAAGAGACACCATCCACCAATCCCTCGCCATCGTTAAAACAAAACTTAAAAAGCAGAATATACAAACCATCATCACCGATCAACATCATCATCAAGACCAAGCCTACCAAACATGTGGATATGAAAATGAGCTACGACAAGTCATCATCAATATTCTTACCAACGCATGCGATGCGATTGTCAAAAGAGTCCAAACAAAGAGTGATATAAAAGGTATTATTGAGATAGAAATGAGTCGCACAAAAGACAATATCACCCTTCAAATCAGTGACAATGGAGGTGGTATTGATGCGATGGTGATTCAAAAGATTTTTGAACCTTATATCTCAACCAAAGAAGAACAACAAGGCACTGGATTGGGGCTTTATATGTCAAAACTCATCATAGAAAAAAATATGCAAGGCACCTTAGATGCCAAAAATATAGAAACAGGCGCAAGATTTACCATTGTCTTGCCTGTGTGCGAGAATTGA